A window of Bacteroidales bacterium contains these coding sequences:
- a CDS encoding SH3 domain-containing protein, giving the protein MKTESGFTLMEAHEFTDWLNTQDVSRVINIIQNHHTYIPAYSHFNGKNHFDRLKAMRDYHVGHNGWSDIAQNFTTFPDGTIATGRQLQSVPVGIKGHNARGICIEHLGNFDAGQDTMTEAHRNTIILINAALCQKFRLNPTVDTIVYHHWFDLNTSQRTGGTGVTKSCPGTAFFGGNKEEAAVKYFIPLILSKLTELRGGAAVADKPAIPVRFYYHVTASNLNMRTGPGTNHTQVGMIHNGSVLPVYEVSDTWLKVDPAGKWVAKSFGLLLGQASINANVLNVRSGPGTNYQVVASVKKGEEVFTYAVENNWVKIAISEQWVHKDHIAMKLTAPI; this is encoded by the coding sequence ATGAAAACAGAATCCGGATTTACTTTGATGGAAGCTCATGAGTTCACCGATTGGCTCAATACACAAGATGTGAGCCGTGTGATCAATATCATACAGAACCATCATACCTACATTCCAGCTTACAGTCATTTTAATGGCAAGAACCACTTCGACCGTTTGAAAGCCATGCGTGATTATCATGTTGGCCACAACGGATGGAGTGATATTGCCCAAAACTTCACCACATTCCCTGACGGAACCATTGCCACCGGAAGGCAATTGCAATCCGTTCCTGTAGGCATAAAAGGACACAATGCACGCGGAATTTGTATAGAGCATCTGGGCAACTTCGATGCCGGGCAGGACACAATGACCGAAGCACATCGTAATACAATTATTCTAATCAATGCAGCACTTTGCCAAAAGTTTCGGCTCAATCCCACAGTTGATACAATTGTTTATCACCACTGGTTTGACCTGAACACCAGCCAACGCACCGGCGGAACAGGTGTAACCAAATCCTGCCCCGGAACTGCTTTTTTCGGGGGAAACAAAGAAGAAGCTGCAGTGAAATACTTCATCCCATTGATTCTCTCTAAGCTAACTGAATTGAGAGGCGGTGCTGCAGTAGCTGATAAGCCAGCCATTCCAGTCAGGTTTTATTACCACGTAACTGCCAGCAACCTGAATATGCGAACCGGGCCGGGAACAAACCACACACAGGTTGGAATGATCCATAACGGATCGGTGCTACCGGTTTATGAAGTTTCGGATACATGGCTAAAAGTTGACCCGGCGGGCAAATGGGTGGCTAAAAGCTTTGGTCTTTTGTTAGGGCAGGCAAGCATTAACGCCAATGTGCTTAACGTTAGATCCGGCCCGGGAACTAATTACCAGGTGGTTGCTTCTGTTAAAAAGGGCGAAGAGGTTTTTACTTATGCTGTTGAAAACAATTGGGTCAAAATTGCCATCAGCGAACAATGGGTTCATAAGGATCATATTGCCATGAAGCTCACCGCTCCTATATGA
- the gap gene encoding type I glyceraldehyde-3-phosphate dehydrogenase yields MRKIRVAINGFGRIGRITCRAMVNNDQMELVAVNDLTQADNLAHLLKYDSVHGLFPQSVSAEDDYLIINGNRIIVFSEPDPAKIPWNSCDVDVVIESTGNFTNLPDAMQHIKAGAKKVIISAPAKNESEHVKYIVLGINDHIIDKSDLVISNASCTTNCVAPLIQIIDENWKIEKGFITTVHSYTRDQNLIDAPHKDWRRGRAAAYSIIPTTTGAAKAATKIFPHLKNNLGGAGIRVPVPDGSLTDFTCTVKESTSIAEINAAFKEAAKTRYPNILQYTEDPIVSVDVIGNTHSAVFDAGLTAVLGDKNKLVKVVAWYDNEMGYAARLVELIQKIF; encoded by the coding sequence ATGAGAAAAATTCGTGTGGCTATCAATGGTTTTGGCAGAATTGGCCGGATTACCTGCCGGGCAATGGTGAACAATGATCAAATGGAACTCGTAGCAGTGAACGATCTGACCCAGGCCGATAACCTTGCTCATTTGCTGAAATATGATTCAGTGCATGGATTGTTTCCTCAAAGCGTTTCTGCCGAAGATGACTACCTTATTATTAATGGGAACCGGATAATTGTATTCAGTGAACCTGATCCTGCAAAAATTCCTTGGAACAGTTGCGATGTAGATGTTGTGATCGAATCAACCGGCAACTTCACCAACCTTCCGGATGCCATGCAGCACATCAAGGCAGGAGCAAAAAAAGTAATTATCTCAGCGCCGGCAAAAAACGAATCAGAACATGTGAAATACATTGTGCTTGGAATCAATGACCATATCATAGATAAGAGCGACCTGGTAATTTCAAATGCATCCTGTACCACTAACTGTGTAGCCCCATTGATCCAGATCATTGACGAAAACTGGAAAATTGAAAAGGGTTTCATTACCACAGTTCACAGCTATACACGCGATCAGAACCTGATTGATGCCCCACACAAAGACTGGCGGCGGGGACGGGCAGCAGCCTATTCAATTATTCCAACAACTACTGGTGCAGCCAAAGCTGCCACAAAAATATTTCCGCATTTAAAAAATAACCTGGGTGGCGCCGGCATCAGGGTTCCGGTTCCTGATGGATCTCTTACCGATTTTACATGCACCGTAAAAGAATCAACCAGCATTGCTGAGATCAACGCAGCATTTAAAGAGGCGGCTAAAACCCGTTATCCAAATATTCTACAATATACCGAAGACCCGATTGTATCCGTTGATGTGATCGGAAATACTCATTCGGCTGTTTTTGATGCAGGCCTTACCGCTGTGTTGGGCGATAAAAACAAGCTTGTGAAAGTGGTGGCATGGTATGATAATGAAATGGGATATGCTGCCAGGCTCGTTGAACTCATTCAAAAAATTTTCTGA
- a CDS encoding dipeptidase, whose translation MEKVQSYIQSNKERFLEELFALIRIPSVSSIADHKPDMHKAAEYWKQTILKAGADKAEIFQTPGNPVVYGEKIIDPKLPTVLVYAHYDVMPVDPIEKWITPPFEPQVRDGKIYARGADDDKGQGFIHAKAFEAMVKTDSLPCNVKFMIEGEEEIGSPNLGKFCEEHKEMLASDIILVSDTSMIAKDIPSITSGLRGLSYVEVEVTGPGHDLHSGLFGGAVANPANILAKMIASLHDENNHITIPGFYDDVEDVSLEERAEMGKAPFNLENYKQALKLKEIWGEDGYTSNERTGIRPTLDVNGIWSGYTGEGAKTVLPSKAYAKISMRLVPHQNHLKITELFSKHFKAIAPPYVTVEVKALHGGQGYVSPTNTPAYKAASKAYETTFGKKPVPVRSGGSIPIISTFEQVLGKKSILMGFGLESDAIHSPNENYPVEMFYKGIETIPYFYKYYTEMLKQ comes from the coding sequence ATGGAAAAAGTTCAAAGTTACATTCAAAGCAACAAGGAGAGGTTTTTAGAAGAGTTGTTTGCCCTGATCAGAATACCCTCTGTCAGTTCAATCGCCGACCATAAACCCGACATGCACAAAGCAGCCGAATATTGGAAACAAACTATCCTGAAGGCCGGAGCCGACAAAGCGGAAATTTTTCAAACACCCGGCAATCCAGTCGTTTACGGCGAGAAAATAATTGACCCTAAACTTCCAACCGTGCTGGTGTATGCTCATTATGATGTAATGCCTGTTGACCCGATCGAAAAATGGATTACACCACCGTTTGAACCTCAGGTACGTGATGGAAAAATATACGCCCGTGGTGCTGACGATGATAAAGGACAAGGCTTCATCCATGCAAAGGCATTTGAAGCAATGGTTAAAACCGATTCACTGCCTTGCAATGTAAAATTTATGATAGAAGGTGAAGAGGAAATTGGTTCGCCCAATCTTGGAAAATTTTGCGAAGAACATAAAGAGATGCTCGCTTCTGACATTATATTGGTTTCTGACACCAGTATGATAGCAAAAGACATCCCATCAATTACAAGCGGGTTGCGTGGGTTGAGTTATGTTGAAGTAGAAGTTACTGGCCCAGGTCATGATTTGCATTCGGGTTTGTTTGGTGGCGCAGTTGCGAACCCAGCCAATATCCTGGCTAAAATGATTGCCTCGCTTCATGATGAAAATAACCATATTACCATTCCTGGATTTTACGACGATGTAGAAGATGTCAGTCTGGAAGAAAGGGCGGAAATGGGCAAAGCGCCTTTCAACCTCGAAAATTATAAACAAGCTCTCAAACTTAAGGAAATCTGGGGTGAAGATGGCTACACCAGCAATGAACGCACTGGCATCCGCCCTACTCTTGATGTGAATGGTATATGGAGTGGTTACACCGGTGAAGGAGCAAAAACAGTTTTGCCTTCCAAAGCCTACGCAAAAATCTCAATGCGTTTGGTTCCTCATCAAAATCACCTAAAAATTACCGAACTTTTTTCCAAACATTTCAAAGCGATTGCACCTCCTTATGTAACTGTTGAAGTAAAAGCGCTTCACGGTGGACAAGGTTATGTTTCACCTACCAATACCCCGGCCTATAAAGCAGCCAGCAAAGCGTATGAAACCACTTTTGGCAAGAAGCCAGTACCGGTACGAAGTGGTGGAAGCATTCCTATTATTTCAACCTTTGAACAAGTATTAGGCAAGAAATCCATATTGATGGGATTTGGACTTGAGTCTGATGCCATTCACTCGCCCAATGAAAACTATCCGGTAGAGATGTTCTATAAAGGAATTGAAACCATTCCTTATTTTTACAAGTATTACACTGAAATGCTTAAACAATAA